The window TGCCAAGTGATCCGAAGATCAAGAGTGCTTCGTCCTGCTCAATGAGGCGGCGCGTCTGCTCGACCGTCTTCGGCGGAGAAAAGGCGTCGTCAAGGCTCAAGAGGCGCACCTTACGACCGTTGATGCCCCCTCTCTCATTGATCATATCGAAATATGCTGCATGAGCTTTTCCAACCGTTCCTCCAGAACTCACGGGCCCGCTGTAGGGCATGGTCTGGCCAACGACGATCTCCCCTTTTGCGGGCTGCTCCGCAGCATGGGCACCGGTTGCCGCAAACACCCACAACAGCGCTGCGCCGACTGTTTTGCCAAACATGAGAGACCTTCCTCATCAAACTGGAGCTATACGCCGAGAAATCGGAGAGGCTTCGTTGCACTTGCGGTGGGCTCGGACCAGCATCGCTGCAATGGTGCTTTTCGACGTCAGCGAGTGTCGCGCTGCCGTGCTGCGAACACTCGTCTATCGGGCACCCACCTGGCTTTGACCGAGCGCCGCCGAAGCAGTATCGGCTGGCCGCATCAGGCTCCGGAACTCATCGCCGCTCATGATTTCCCGCCCCAGACCAGCGACCATGGTGCGCACGATCTCGAAAATCTCGGCATTGCTTTGAATGAGCTCGTCGCGGTGGGGCCACTTCCAGACGGTATCCTCGGAACCCACGCGCACATGATGCCCCATCAACAATGCGAGATTGGCGAGGTAGAGGCTGGCACGACCTCCTGCGCAGGCGACAATCGTCGCACCGGGATCGACATGGGTGATGAGTCGCGTGATCCGAAGATAACCGTCGATCATGCTCTGCGGGTCGTACATGGGGCTGCACCCCGGCAATCCCGGCACCACAAGCCAGGTGAGCGGCCCAGAAACCAACCCGGAATCGATCAGAAAACGCCGGGCATTATCAACATCCGCGTCAGTGTAGACGGCGATCTGGGGCGTGAGCCCGGCTTCGAGCACCAACCGCGTCTTCTCGAGGATCGCGTGCGGCGGCTTAACAAACAAATTGTCGCCGAGAATGATCGCCGTCGTATTCACCGGCACGGCGTCGATCAGGCCGGTCTTGAGCATCTTCCTGAGATCATCGCACTCCTCGCCGTTGACGGCGACAAGACAGGCATCGAATGCAACGCTTGGGTGTTTCGCCCGCAATTCCGCAAGGACGTCGCTGAAGCCCGATTCCGACAGGACGTTGTAGCCCCGCTGGTCGCGCGCGTGAACGTGAATGATTTGAGCCCCCCGCTCGATGCACGCCTCGGCCGAAGCAATGATTTCATTCGCCGAGTGTGCCTGGCTGGGGTTCTCGCGCTTAGTAAAGAATGCACCATTGATCGCCGTGGAGACGATCGCCTTTTGTGGCACCCGCCAGCGAGGCATCTGCTCCGCATCCGAAAACGCCGACGAAGCGACGCTCATGATCGCCGGGTACCCGTAAGGCCGCCAGTAGGTGGAGATGTTCTCCCGCTCGACCCATTTTTCGACGACCGGCCATTTCACGGTGTTCTTCATGGAACCTAGCCTCTTGGGATGCGGCATTGACGATAGAGCGATATATCTTTCATAACTAGACCTATTGTCAATCAGCTCATTGACGCAGCATCGTGAATTCGCACAAATAGCCAAAAATGCCAATCTATCTCCAATTTACGATTACTTGGCTTCCTGCGACCGGATTGCGAACCTGTCTCTTTACTGAACTTATGAGAATTAAGGGATAGGCCAACGCCGGGCAGACGTGCGGCGGTCTCGGCTTCGGCAGTGCGCACAAGTGCGCGACGACACGGAAGCGCTGAACCGTTCGGGAGTGCGTTCATTATGCAGGTATTGACTTCGACGAGCTCGACGTCGGCAGGCGGCCCGCGTTCAGGTCGGGCGCGTGACGGTCACATCCCAGGCCCGCAACGTCGCTCGGCACGAGGCGCAAACGAAACGAGCCTCGGTGACGGCTTCGCAGCAATGTATCATGATCTGAGGGGGTCCCTTGCTGCCCGCCAGCCATCGATCGGCCCAATCGATCAGACTATGCAGCATGGGGTAGATGTCTTCGCCGCGAGGGGTAATGCGATAAACAACGCGCCGACCGTTCGGTTCTGCTTCCACGAGATCGAGCGCAATCAACTTCTTCAATCGAGACGAGAGGATGTTCGAGGATATGCCGAGCGTATCCTTGATGTCCGAATAGGAACTCGTTCCCTGGAACAGGCTGAACAGCACCAGATTGCTCCAGCGATCCCCGACGATGCTGGTCGCAACGAGATCATCGGGCCGTCCGGACGAACCTTTCAAGAAGGCGCTCTCGTTCTCCCGGGAATGCCTCGGACCGGGCGGCGGGTCCATTCCGCGCTCTGGCGAGTCTATCAAGGTTACATCGCGGCGGACGACGGGCTTGTCACACTGTCGACAGATGAACTCGGCCCTGAGCGCGCTGCCGCACGGCCGATGGTACAAGGTGTCGGGCAGGAAAAGCTGCCTGTCACTCCACCGCCGGTGCCAGACCCACACCGAGACAATGAAGTTATAGAGATCCAGGCCCTTGGGCGTCAGATGGTACTCCTGGATCAACGTTCGATGTCGGACCGCCTTGCGAAATAGAACCTGGTTGTCGGCAAGCGCGGCCAGCCTCAGCATCAGCGTCTGCCGGGGGATCTGGAGGCTATCGTGAAATTCGTGGAAGCGCCGGCGCCCCTGGAACGCCTCTTTGAGGATCAGGATTGTCCAGGCGTCGCCGACGATCTCAAGGGCCCTCACGAGCGAGCTGGCGGGAATGCCCTGGGCTGAGCTTTTCTTCCGTTTCGAGTTGGCCACAGACACCCAAGGCAACGTTCGGGAAATGAATCGGCTAGGTTATTCCTTTCATAAAGGCCTTTTGCGATGGCGGATCAAGCCCTAGTTCGCGGAGAATTTCCGGCGTGTGAGCACCCAGATGCGGCGCGCTGGCGCGCACGCCTGCGGCGCTGCGGGAGAGTCGCACGGGCGGCTGAACCAGCAACGCTTGATGGACACCGCCGACCACCGGAAGGCGAGTCCATAGGCGCATCGCCTCCATGTCCGGATCCTTCAAGGCTTTGGCAGGGCTGTTCACTGGCGCGCAGGGAAGCCCAGCGGCGCGAAACTCGGACAAGCAATGATCTGTGGTGCGGGCCGAGCAGAACGCTACCATATGAGCGTTCAGTGCGTCCGAGTTTCGTCCCCTTTGCTCGTCCGTTGCGAAGCGTTGGTCATCCAACCAATCCAGCCGGCCCACCAGCTTGGCGCAGCGGCGAAACATCGACTTGCCGATCACCTGCAACAGAACGTTGCCATCTCGGGTCTGGTAGATGTCGGCCGGGCCCGCAAGTTGTGACCGATTGGCTGTTCCGACCCGCCCGACTCCAAGGCTGTCCTCCTCGATCAGGTTGGAAGCCATCGCGAAGACCGAAGTATGGATGAGCGAAGCATCCACAATCTGTCCTCTGCCCGTTCTGTCTCGATCGCGAAGCGCAGCCATGATCCCGAAGGCAGAAAAGGCGGCGGTCATGTGGTCGACCCAATGGCAATAGCTCTTGCGCGGTTCACCAGCCTCGCCGCTCAAATACGCCGCTCCAGACATGGCTTGGCCAATCCCATCGAAGCCCGGCAGATCGGAAAGGCGATTGTTTCGGCCATAGGCCGTGCAGATCGAAAGAATGACGCGCGGGTTGAGCTGTGAAATGCGCTCATACTCCAGACCCATCGCCGAGAGCGTCGCGGGCGGCGCGTTCACGACTACGACGTCCGCCGTACCGAGGAGCCGATCGAGCGCGGCGCGGTTGTCGTGATCGAAAGGGTCGAGGGCAAGAGAGCGCTTGTTGCGATTGACCTGCCAGTACGCCGCACCGCCAGGCCACCCCTCGCCCATCGGCTGAACGAAGCGATCGGCATTCCCCTCCGGCTTCTCGACCCTGATGACATCAGCTCCGAAATCGGCCAGCAACGCGGCACACAGTGGTCCCGCAATGAACTGCCCGAAATCCAGAACCCGAACTCCCCGGAGGGGTGGGTCGCTCCCCTCAGCAGATTCCGTCGAGATCACTCGAAAATGTCCTTGCCGTCGATCCAGGTCGTATGGAAGCCGATCGAGATGCGGTGCGGGATCTTCACCTTCGCGACCGGCCCACGGCTGATGTCGGCGGCGTCGAATACCAGACATGCCGAAGACCAGTCGTTGGTGTCCGTTACGAACGTTACCGGGTAAGCTTCGGTCTCCGCCGTCGCCGCGGTTGCGCCACGACGTGGCGCGACAGGAGCTTCGTTTCCGTAGACGCCATCACCGTAGTCGTAGCGCTGCATGGAGCCCGTCTCGAGATCGTAGCGAACCAACGCGTCGAAGGTCTGGGACTGCCCCGAGGTGTGGCCTTCGACAGGAAGCGGAATGACCTGATTGAACGAGTATCTGGACCGCCGTCCCAGATAGTTGAAGTTCACAGTCGGGAATTCAGTATTCAAGTCATCGATAGGCCCCTCGCGAACCTCCCCTGTCTTCATGTTGAACGACCATTTGTACATCTCATGCAGCCGTCGGCGCTGCGCGAGCATCGAGGCCAACTCCCGATCCTTGGGATCACGGGCATAGCCAGGGTTCGATTGCCGGCATCCGATCTGGTGAACCCAGTCCCCCTCTTCCCAGCAATTCACCAAATGGAGGATGTAACACGGCTCGGCTTCGAACCAGCGGATCTCGTGCGACTGCCCACGGCGCGGGATGACGCCGAAACGTGCCGGTATGTCGGCGTGGAAGCGCACCATCCGCTTCCCGTGTTTCTTCAGGACCTCGATATCGTGGAAGAACGGCAGGTCATGCAGGATCGCATGACGCTCCGTCAGCCCGAGATCGTGAGGTGACCGCGGTCCGGGAATGTCGATTGGAACGTCGTGCACCAATTGTCCGGTCGGGCTACCCACGCCGTACCTCATGTAGGGAGCCGTGTCGGAGTAGGTGAAGAAGTACAAATGACCGTCGCTAGGATCGACCTTCGAATGCGCAGACAGCGTATGCGCCAGTGAGCCGCCGAATGTCTCCTTGCCAACCGTCTCCAACGTCGTTGGATTGATCTCGTAGGGATCGCCGGCCATGTGCCAAAGTGACAACAGCTTGCCCGCATAGAAAATCACGTCCGTGTTCGATACGTCCTTGATCGGCGAGCCCGGAAGCTTGAAATTGTAGGGACCCGCTATCCCGGGCCAGATGCTGCGCTGGGCGATATCCTCCACCACGAATGCCTCGTTGCGAATCCAGCGTTGCCGGAAGGAGGCTTTTCCGTCACGGAAGTAGATCGCGCGCAGCATCGCGTCGCCGTCGTAGTAGTGATACTTATTGACGGGAGCGAACCGCTGGGAAGGACCATTGAGCACGTACGCGCCGTAAAGGTCCTTGGGCAACTCGCCCTCGACTTCAAGCGAATCCGCATCGTATTCCCGCAGCGTCGGCGCGAAGGCGCCGTGCAGATAGGGATGATCGGCGCCCCAGATCCAGTCGGGGGCGTCCGGCGGCGGCTTGCCGTCCGCAGACAGCATGCGCACGTTGGCTTGGGTAATGAGAAGGTCCTGAACGCCTTGGGCCGCGTGAGCCTGCATATTCATGGCAATTCTCCGTTCATGCCGATTTCTTGGGTTCGACGTTGGTGATTGAGCGGTCCGCGATCATCCGGGCGAGCTCGCGCCTCAAAACCTTTGCCAACGCGTTGCGCGGCAACGCTTCGAGGTATTCGACGCGCTCCGGCCATTTGAACCGTGCAAGGCCTGCCTGCTCACATACTCCTGCGATCTCGGCGAGCGGGACAAGCCTTCCGGCCCTCGGAACGACGAAAGCACACACACGCTCGCCAAGCCGCTCGTCCGGCATCGCGACGACGGCGGCCTCCCTGACGTCCGGATGCGTCGAAATCACCGCGTCCAGCTCGGCCGGCGCGATCTTCATGCCGCCGCGCACGATCAATTCCTTCGAGCGGCCGACGAAACGGAGATATCCGGCCTTGCCGTTCTCCTCGACGATCTCGAACAGATCTCCCGTGGCGAAATAGCCGTCCGCATCAAAGCCGCGCCGATCAAGCTCGCCGCTCTGCCAATATCCGGGGAAAACGGCCGGGCCTCTTATACGCATTTCGCCGACCTCTCCGGCCGTGCTGATGATGTTGCCGGCCTCGGAGACCAGGCGAAAGCGTCCGGCGTTTGCGGTCAGCCCCTCGGCGGTCCATGTCTCGTCGCCGTCACGCGGAAATACGCGCGCGCGGAGACAGGGATCCTGTACCGCGGCGGGATGCGAGCACAGATTTACGCCCTCGTTCGACCCGAAGATATTGATCACAGGCACCCCGAATCGTTCTTCGAACTTTCGCACCACGGACGGGTCTGGCGGTGCGGATCCGGTGCCAACCGCACGAAGCCCGCGCAACGCGTCGGGCCGATCGCTATCGAGCAGGGACGACATCAGCGCGGGCGCAACGACCGTGTACGCTACCCGTTCGCAAGCGATCTGCTGCAGAAATACGTCGAGATTGAAAGGATGATGAAGCACCAAGCTCCCCGCGGAGCCGAGCCAGATCATCATCAGTCCGCCGATCGCAGCGGCATTGACGAACGGGAACGGCGCCAGGATCGCGTCGCCTGGGGCGACGGCAGCCAATGACGTGACGGACGTGGCGCTGGAGAGCCAGTTCTTATGAGTCTTGGGTACGCCTTTGGGCACGCCCTCGGTGCCCGAAGTCCAGCAAATGGAAAACAGCGAGTCGGCGCTCGGCCGCTCCGCGACGATGAGACCAGCTTCCCCGTCGGAGTAGCGAGACAGATCAACGATGCGATCCGGCAGATTGCTCCCAAAGCCGAACAGCTTGCCGCCGAAAGGCACGTTCTCCCTGAACTCACGCAGCAACTCGAGCCCGGCAGCCCTGACGACCGAGCAAAACCCCTTGGGTTTCAGAACCTCGACAATCTTCCGAAGCTCGCCGTGGCGATATTGGATCGGAACTGGACTGATCACGATTCCGGTCTTCGCCGCCGCCAGATAGAGCGCGACCAGTTCGTGGACGTTCGGCATCTGTACGAGGAGAATATCTCCACAGCGCAAACCTGCCGAGAGAAGCGCGATCGAGACACGATCGACCAATCCCAAGAATTCGCCATAGGTCAGGCGCGAGGCCGCGCCGAACGCAAACGTCGACCGGTTAGGAGGATCAACGATTGCGGTCCTACCCGGAGCAGCCTCCACATTCGACGCGAACCGGTCGTAGATGGTCTGCGATCGCCACAGACCACGTTCGCGAAATTCTGCGACCAGTGCTGGCGGGAAATGACCGGTCATACGGCTACGCTCCCAGCCGCGATCTCGGCAAGCGCGGCGCGATATTCCCGATCGAGCCGATCTACGATCTGCGCGACTGGCTCAATCTCACGGATCGTGCCAACGCCTTGGCCCGCGGACCAAATCCCCTTCCAGGGCTTGACCTCGGCCCCCTCCAGGCCGGTGAAGTTCATCTTTGCCTTGCTGCTCGCCACCGTTTCAAGGTCGAGTCCCTGAGCCACAATGCTCGGGATCAGCATGTTGGCGCGCGCTCCCGTGAAGGCGCGCGTGACAATCAAATCCTCAGCCGAACTCCTGACCAGCATCTGTTGGTGGCCTTGGTCGGTTCTGCTCTCCGATGCCGCCATGAAGGATGTGCCGATATAGGCGAAGTCGGCCCCCAGGGCCCGCGCCGCCAGTACAGCCCGGCCGCTCGAGATTCCTCCGGCCAGCGCGATGTATCCCGGAAAGAAACTGCGCACTTCTTCGACGAATGCGTTGTTGCAGAGGTCGCCGGTATGCCCGCCCGCCCCCGCGCAAACCAGAACGAGCCCGTCGACACCGGCCGCGGCAGCTTTTCGCGCGTAGGCGACGGAGTTGACGTCTGCGAAAACTAGACCGCCATAGGAATGCACGACTTCCACCGCCGGGCGAGGTCCGCCCAACGCCGTAATCACGATCGGCGGCTGAAACGCTTCCGTCAGCTTGAGGTCTTCCGGCAGCCGCTTGTTGGTCGAATGCGTCACCAGATTCAAGGCCCAGGGCAGCTCCGGCCGATGACTCAGGCCGGATTTGATCACCTCGAGAATTTCGCGCAATTCAGCGGCATTTCTGGCGTTCGGTGCCGGCAATGAGCCGACGATGCCCGCTTCGCAGCAGCCCAACAGGAGTTCCGGCCCGGAAACCAAAAACATCGGGGCTGCGAACACCGGGAGACGGAGACGCTGAAGGGCAAATCTGGCGTCCGGTATCCTGAGCATGCACCTATCCATTTGCCACGCGTTGACCTCGACCAATTGATTGCATAACTGAACTTCTAATGCAATAAGCTCCAGATGCATCCTGGACAGGAACATGAAATGGTCTCGTCGCAAGTAACTTCCCACCCAATCGTCCTGCTTTCCGGCCTGAACACGACGCCAGCAGTTTGGGATGGTGTTGTCCGGAGTCTTCCGAGGGAACTCGACGTCCGAACCCCAAATCTGCCGGCACTCGACGACGTCGACGCCATCGCGGGCGTGCTGCTCGAGGAGATGCCGCCGCAATTCCACCTTTGCGGATATTCGTTCGGCGGCTACGTCGCACTCGCCCTGCTCGCGCTTTGTCCGCAACGGTTTCGGAGCCTGCTCTTGCTGAGCAGTACGCCGGAAGGCGACACGGATCAGCAGAAGCAGCTTCGACACTCTCTGATCGGAAAACTTCAGGCAGGCGAGCACGACGCGATCATCGACAATCAGGCAAGATGGATGCTTCATCCGAACAACGCTGAACGGCCCGAAATCTCCCGAATCTGGTTCAATGAAGCCCGCAGTTACGGTTCAGCGTCCCTGATCGCCCATCTGAGGGCGTGCATCTCGCGTCCCAACCGGCTCGATCTGCTTCGGGAAACGCCAGTACCTGTGGCGATCGTCACGGGAGCCGGCGATCAGCTGTTTCCCGGCGCGAGACAGCAGAAGCTGGCCGACGCGGTCGGTGCTCGCTTATTCCGGACCGTTCCTGACGCCGCACACGGATTGCCGTTCGAACAGCCCATCGAAGTCGCTGAAATCGTCGCGGATTGGACGCATCGCATCGATGCAGGTCTTTGCGGAAGTCAACCGGCGTGACGTCGCGCACGACCGCCGCGGCCGCGGGAGATGATTCTGCGGTCGACGCGAGCCCCTCGGGACGATCACGAGAGCCGAAGCGAGCCCCCCGCTGATCGAGGTTGATCGAGGTTGGCGATCGACACATCTGCGGGTCCTTCCGAAGGCTGCAAATTGGCGACTAACCGTTTTGCGATCAGCAGCATCAGGATCGCGGTCGCGAGGAGACCGCTCAAGAGGAGAAAGCCCCACTCGAAACTGTGATACGTGTCCTTGAGATGGCCAATCAATGTAGGCGTTGCGGCGCCTCCCAGGCTTCCGATCATGCTGATGAACGCGATCGTTCCGGGCGCTGTCGACCGGGACAAATAAGTCTGCGGGATCGACCAGAAGACCGGCATTCCCGACAGAACACCAACGCTCGCGATCGTAAACCCGATTATGATGTACGTTGGAGCAGTAGCTTGCGCGACGATGACGAACCCGATCATCGCGGCGAGCAGCGCTGCGATCAAGGTATTGAACCGCTCCTTCCTCTTGTCCGAGAACCGCGCCACCGCGATGATTGCCATCAGGCTCACCGCAGCCGGGACCGCCGACAGCAAGCCGATCTGAGTGTTGGGTGTCCCGTACGCCTTCAGTATCTGGGGCATCCAAGAGAATAGATTCGCGTTGGCGGCGAACAACGCGAAATAAGCGACGCAGAGAGAGAGTACGGATGGAGACATAGCCGCCTTCAGCAGACCGAAGCTGATCTTCGCGGTCTTTCTTTGCTCCTGCTCAAGGTTATCGCTGAGCCACCTCTTCTCCTCGCTGCTCAACCATTTTGCGTCGTTCGGTTTGTTCGGAAGGGTCCAGTACGCGCAAAGACCGAGCAGAATGGTCGGCAACCCTTCGACAATGAAAAGCCACTGCCAACCTCGCAAATTGAATGTCCCATCCAGCGCCAGAAGAGGGACCGAGATCAGCGAAGACACCAGATACGAAATCGGCACGGCATAACTGATCATCGCGTTACTTTGCGCGCGATGCGCCGCGGGAAGCCAGAAGGTGAGATAGAGCATTATTCCGGGGAAGAGCCCGGCTTCGCCTGCGCCAAGCAGAGCCCGGAAGGAGAAGAAGCTGATTGGCCCCACCACGGCCGCCATTCCGATGGTCGCCAGTCCCCACATGAAAGCGATGCGGCTGAGGGTCAGTCGCGCACCCCATCGGTCGAGCGCGAGATTGCTCGGTATCTCAATGAGCCCATACGCTGCGTAGAAGATGCCGATGCCTGCACCAAACATGGCCGACGTTAGGCCCAGGTCGTGGTTCATCTGCAGCGCAGCGAACGCGATATTGTTGCGGTCGATGATGGCCATGAAGTAGAGGCCAAGTAGAATCCATAGGACGTGTCGTAGAAATTTTCGGGCTATGGCATCGCCAAACCGATGTTCGTCGGACATGAATTCGTTTCCCTTCCCTCGTTTCTCGTCCCATTGCGGCGCGGCGGACGAAGCAACCGGTTTATTATTTTGTCCTTTTGGACAAAATAACTTACTCCGAGTTCGGAGACAACACCCATGCGGCGAAATATCGCCACGCGCGAGCAGCACGGCTCTCCCTACCGCTTGGTCACGGTGGTTCTTATTGGAGCAGAGACGGTCGAGCGGCCGGCTTAAGGAAAGGAGCCCACGGCTCCTTGAAGCTGGGCCGGATATTGTAGGGAAAGGCTACCGTTTGCGCGCCTTTCGCGACGCGGGAGTTTTACGAAGACCGCTTGCCGAAGGCCGAACCGAGCGTTTGCTCAAAGCTCCGGCTCCGCCTTGCGGACCGGCAGGAGCATCCCGGAAGAACAGCGAACAGCAAATAGTCACGTGCCGTTCGACGAAACTCGGCGAGAACGGCGATTGCCCCATGACGATCTCCGCTTCCGCCGCCTGCATGAAAATACGGGTAACGGCGCCGATGAACAGATAGAGGAGATGATCGGGATCGCCCTCAACGTATCGTCCCGCGCGCTGTGCCGACCGGATCAGCTTGGCAACGGACCGGAAGAATGTGCCGGTACGGTTCTCCACGATCCAGCGCAACCTGTCGGTAGACCGATCGCCTTCGTTAGCCATCAGCCAATGGAAGTCGGCATTGACGGCGGCAAACCTGACGAAGTCTTCCTGGATCAGTCGAAGCTTGGCAACGTCATCCAACCCGTCCATAGCGGACATTCGCGCCTGCCACTGGGCCGTGAAGTTCGATCCTGCGGCCGTCATGACGGCCTTCCACAGTCCTTCCTTGCTCTTGAAATGATAGATCACCAATGGATGTTGGACGTTGGCTTTGGCTGCAATGGTACGCGTAGAAGTCCCCTCAAATCCAAGCTCCGCGAACTCGGAATACGCGACTTTCAGGATGCGCTCGCGAGTATCGGCCGACCTCTGTTGTCGTCGCCGCTTCTTGACGTACTCCGAGGTCTTTTCCTCGAACATCTTGGTGTCGGTCGAATCTGTTCCCATAAAGCTCAATCTGCGGTTGGTCGTCTCCTCGTGTACGCTGTTTACGATGATGCTCAAAAAATTGAAAGCGAAAGGCCCCTTATCGACACGGCTTCCGAGACGCCGAAGTCGCGCGGGATCGGCGATTGGTCTCTATATCGCGCTTCGAGACACCGCTTAGCGGCTGTGCAGCCGGGCAAAAAGCGACTTAATGTCGAAAGCGCTATCGGCCGCCTGCTTGGGCGTGATCGAGACGCCCTCACCGATCAGGCGCCTAGCGGCCAAATGATCGCCGGGGCGATTTACCGTCTCAACACAGCGTAGAATGCCGGATTTGAACGAGAAAACGGAAAAACTTCGCGATGCCGGCGCTCCTCGGAGGACGGATGAATCGCAATCTCCGACAAGCCCGGCCATCTGCAGTTTCAGGTCGCCCTGATCGCTCCAGAACCACGGAAGACTCGCATAGCTGGCTGTTCTCCCTACCAGCTTCCGCGCCACGACACGTGCTTGGTCTACGGCGTTCTGAACTGATTCGAGTCTCGTCGTATCCGCAGCGAACGAATTGAAACGCAACGCGCAGTCCCCGATGGCCGATATCGTCTCGTCGCTGCTGGTTAGGCCGACGTCGACGCTGATGCCATTGCGACAATCGAGACCCGCTTCCCGCGCGATCTCGTCGAGAGCAAGCGTTCCGATTCCCACAAGTACAAGGTCAGCAGGCAGCCTGCGACCTTCCGACAGGACCACGCCGGTGACTCTTCCTCGATCACCTTCGATCCTCTCGACTTGGCACCCAAAATGAATCGTGCAGCCAAAGTCGCCATGGGCCTGCCTGAAGAAGTTCGAGATATTCTCTGAGACCGCCCTAGCCATAACGCGGGAAGCCGACTCGACCACATGAACCTGCGCGCCGGCCTTGACCGCCGTGGCAGCGAATTCGAGACCAATGAACCCTGCTCCGATGACGACGACTTGAGCCGCCGAGGACAAGTGCTCTCGGATCAGGCACGCATCATCGAGGTTTCTCAGCCTCAACACGCCATCGAGTTCTGCGCCCGGCAACGGAATATCGCGCACCCTTGAGCCTGTAGCGATGATCAGATGCCGGTAGCTCAATCGCCCACCCGACCGAAGGACGACCTCTCTTTGCGCCCGATCGATTGCTTCGACGGCCTCCCCCAGAGCGAGCTCGATTCGCTGGTCCGTGTAGAAGGCGGGGCCACGGAGCAGCAACGCGTCCCCCATTTTCTCCTTGGTCATGAACGCCTTCGACAAGGGAGGCCGCTGATATGGCAGGTGTTCCTCCCCGCTAAGCAGAAGTATCCGGTCGTTGAAGCCTTCTTCCCGCAGCGATGCAGCGGCCTGCACTCCTGCGTGGCCCGCGCCGATGATGACTACAGGGGCGTCAGCGCGCATTCCGTCGTCCTCGATCTGCCCTGACGAACTATCGCGACGACCGACTTTGCAGAGAATGGTAGCGCAGCTGCTCTCGCGCCTTGTCCAAGCGCATTCCGCCGAGCACAGCCTCCCGAATCTTGGCCTCCGAGTCGGCGATTTGCCTGGCGACCCGGACGATCTCCTCCAACCTCTCGGCAGGGAGCACCAGGACGCCGTCTGCGTCCCCTACAATCCAGTCCCCCGGCGCGACGCGTGTCCCCGAAAGCTGGACGGGAGTGTTGTACGAGACCGCAGCGACACGATCCTTTCCCGTCCGCATCGTGTTCGCCCGCGCGAAGATCGGGTAGCTGACTTCGATGCTACGGCCGATATCCCGGCAAACACCGTCGATGACAGTTCCACCGATTTTGCGCCGATCGGCAACCATCGTGAGGATGTCCCCCCAGACTGTGGCGTCCAGACGGCCATTGTTATCGATGACGACGACCTGTCCAGGTTCGACGTCATCGATATAATCACCGACGGAAGCACCCGTTGTGCCGACTGGCAGCATCTGAATTGTGAATGCGCGACCAGCAAGGCTCATCGAACGGTCGAACGGCATGATACCGAGGCATTGCCCTTCGATACCGAGACGGTCCAATGCATCGGAAAGTGTCGTAACGCCAATAGCCTTGAGGGTCGCAGAGGTTTCAGTCGACATATTAGCGCTCCTTCTTCAGCATGTTCTCGTATGCAGCGCTCATAACCTCATCGATCGGATCGCCGCGATTGATCGCCGTAGCCATCGCCTGTTCGCGCTGATAGATAACTTCGGCCGTTCGAATGACCTCTTCGGCCCGTCGCCGGCTGACGAAGACGACCCCACTGCC is drawn from Bradyrhizobium diazoefficiens and contains these coding sequences:
- a CDS encoding class I adenylate-forming enzyme family protein; translation: MTGHFPPALVAEFRERGLWRSQTIYDRFASNVEAAPGRTAIVDPPNRSTFAFGAASRLTYGEFLGLVDRVSIALLSAGLRCGDILLVQMPNVHELVALYLAAAKTGIVISPVPIQYRHGELRKIVEVLKPKGFCSVVRAAGLELLREFRENVPFGGKLFGFGSNLPDRIVDLSRYSDGEAGLIVAERPSADSLFSICWTSGTEGVPKGVPKTHKNWLSSATSVTSLAAVAPGDAILAPFPFVNAAAIGGLMMIWLGSAGSLVLHHPFNLDVFLQQIACERVAYTVVAPALMSSLLDSDRPDALRGLRAVGTGSAPPDPSVVRKFEERFGVPVINIFGSNEGVNLCSHPAAVQDPCLRARVFPRDGDETWTAEGLTANAGRFRLVSEAGNIISTAGEVGEMRIRGPAVFPGYWQSGELDRRGFDADGYFATGDLFEIVEENGKAGYLRFVGRSKELIVRGGMKIAPAELDAVISTHPDVREAAVVAMPDERLGERVCAFVVPRAGRLVPLAEIAGVCEQAGLARFKWPERVEYLEALPRNALAKVLRRELARMIADRSITNVEPKKSA
- a CDS encoding nitronate monooxygenase family protein, with amino-acid sequence MFLSRMHLELIALEVQLCNQLVEVNAWQMDRCMLRIPDARFALQRLRLPVFAAPMFLVSGPELLLGCCEAGIVGSLPAPNARNAAELREILEVIKSGLSHRPELPWALNLVTHSTNKRLPEDLKLTEAFQPPIVITALGGPRPAVEVVHSYGGLVFADVNSVAYARKAAAAGVDGLVLVCAGAGGHTGDLCNNAFVEEVRSFFPGYIALAGGISSGRAVLAARALGADFAYIGTSFMAASESRTDQGHQQMLVRSSAEDLIVTRAFTGARANMLIPSIVAQGLDLETVASSKAKMNFTGLEGAEVKPWKGIWSAGQGVGTIREIEPVAQIVDRLDREYRAALAEIAAGSVAV
- a CDS encoding alpha/beta fold hydrolase encodes the protein MVSSQVTSHPIVLLSGLNTTPAVWDGVVRSLPRELDVRTPNLPALDDVDAIAGVLLEEMPPQFHLCGYSFGGYVALALLALCPQRFRSLLLLSSTPEGDTDQQKQLRHSLIGKLQAGEHDAIIDNQARWMLHPNNAERPEISRIWFNEARSYGSASLIAHLRACISRPNRLDLLRETPVPVAIVTGAGDQLFPGARQQKLADAVGARLFRTVPDAAHGLPFEQPIEVAEIVADWTHRIDAGLCGSQPA
- a CDS encoding MFS transporter, producing MSDEHRFGDAIARKFLRHVLWILLGLYFMAIIDRNNIAFAALQMNHDLGLTSAMFGAGIGIFYAAYGLIEIPSNLALDRWGARLTLSRIAFMWGLATIGMAAVVGPISFFSFRALLGAGEAGLFPGIMLYLTFWLPAAHRAQSNAMISYAVPISYLVSSLISVPLLALDGTFNLRGWQWLFIVEGLPTILLGLCAYWTLPNKPNDAKWLSSEEKRWLSDNLEQEQRKTAKISFGLLKAAMSPSVLSLCVAYFALFAANANLFSWMPQILKAYGTPNTQIGLLSAVPAAVSLMAIIAVARFSDKRKERFNTLIAALLAAMIGFVIVAQATAPTYIIIGFTIASVGVLSGMPVFWSIPQTYLSRSTAPGTIAFISMIGSLGGAATPTLIGHLKDTYHSFEWGFLLLSGLLATAILMLLIAKRLVANLQPSEGPADVSIANLDQPRSAGGSLRLS
- a CDS encoding TetR/AcrR family transcriptional regulator, with translation MSIIVNSVHEETTNRRLSFMGTDSTDTKMFEEKTSEYVKKRRRQQRSADTRERILKVAYSEFAELGFEGTSTRTIAAKANVQHPLVIYHFKSKEGLWKAVMTAAGSNFTAQWQARMSAMDGLDDVAKLRLIQEDFVRFAAVNADFHWLMANEGDRSTDRLRWIVENRTGTFFRSVAKLIRSAQRAGRYVEGDPDHLLYLFIGAVTRIFMQAAEAEIVMGQSPFSPSFVERHVTICCSLFFRDAPAGPQGGAGALSKRSVRPSASGLRKTPASRKARKR